The DNA sequence GACGCCTGGCGTGAGCGCTTTGCCGAGGAACGAAATACGGCCAGCGCAGACTCCGCACCTCCGCCCGCAGCACCCATTCCATTTTATTGAAGGTCGGGCTCAACCGAGGGAAAGGAGCCATCATGTCTGGACAAAGAGTCGTCGTGACCGGCCTCGGTGTCATTGCGCCGAACGGAATCGGCAAGGATGAATTCTGGAACAATGCATGCGTCGGAACATCCGGCCTCAAGCCAAACTCGAGAAATGCCGACTTCGGATTCAAATCGCGCGTCATTGGCGCGGTGGAGGGTTTTGACAGTCTCTTCTCTGGGCCGGGCGGCCGCCATCAGGCCTTTGCAATCGAAGCAGCGCGGATGGCGCTGCAAGACAGCGAGACTACGCTCACTGCCATCGATCCGTACCGTTTCGGCGTTTGCGTCGCCAGTGCCATCGCCGGGGCCGCACAGATGGAGGACAATCTCCTCATGCTCGCTGCCTGGGAAGAGACGGATGCGAATGGTGCCCCCTGCCCCGACCTGCCGGTGAACGCATTTGAAAGCTTCGACTTCGGTCTGGCGGCAACATCGGTCGCACGCCTTTTTGGTGCCAGCGGGATGGTTGTCAATCTCTCCACCGGCTGTACCGCAGGTCTGGATGCGCTCGGCTTTGCCTATAACCAGATCCATTCCGGCGACATGGACTTCATGCTGGCAGGCGCCACCGAAGCGCCGCTGTGCCCATTGTCAATTGGAGCGTTCGAAGCGCTTGGCGCGCTTTCGACTCGGGAAACGATCGCCCCCTGTCTGGCATCAACGCCGTTTTCCGCAGAGCGCGACGGGTTCGTGATCTCCGAGGGTTGCGGCATGCTTGCGTTGGAAAGCTACGACCATGCACGGGCCCGTGGTGCGACTATCTATGCAGAGGTTGCAGGCTATGCCTCTGTCAACAATGCCTATCACATGACGGATCTGCCTCCGTCAGGTGAAGCGCTCGCTCACTGCATCAAACTTGCCCTCACCAACGCCGGCATCGAGCGCGGTGAAATAGACCACATCAGCGCACATGGG is a window from the Hoeflea sp. IMCC20628 genome containing:
- a CDS encoding beta-ketoacyl-[acyl-carrier-protein] synthase family protein, coding for MKVGLNRGKGAIMSGQRVVVTGLGVIAPNGIGKDEFWNNACVGTSGLKPNSRNADFGFKSRVIGAVEGFDSLFSGPGGRHQAFAIEAARMALQDSETTLTAIDPYRFGVCVASAIAGAAQMEDNLLMLAAWEETDANGAPCPDLPVNAFESFDFGLAATSVARLFGASGMVVNLSTGCTAGLDALGFAYNQIHSGDMDFMLAGATEAPLCPLSIGAFEALGALSTRETIAPCLASTPFSAERDGFVISEGCGMLALESYDHARARGATIYAEVAGYASVNNAYHMTDLPPSGEALAHCIKLALTNAGIERGEIDHISAHGSSTPQNAVNETGAIKSVFGELAKSIPVNSLKSMTGHALAAANAIECVALSLELYHQRLHPTVNYHKADPACDLDYVPNIGRYSRIRSAMKLTSGFSGIHSVLVMRAEQP